A single genomic interval of Rosistilla ulvae harbors:
- the uvrB gene encoding excinuclease ABC subunit UvrB, whose amino-acid sequence MKTKQLAPANFHLASPFPPAGDQPRAIEALVNGLHGGKQHQVLMGVTGSGKTYTMANVIQEMKRPTLVLSHNKTLAAQLYSEFKEFFPENAVHYFVSYYDYYQPEAYIPQRDVYIEKDSSINEEIDRLRLASTSSLISRRDVIIVASVSSIYGLGSPQDYKEMVVRMKVGESFDRDALLLRLIDIQYSRNDVNFERSKFRVRGDCIELWPSYEEFALRIEMWGDEIEQISMIRPVSGEIIGRTDEVYVYPAKHFVMPEDRIAAAIESLQQELEEQLEKMKGQGKLLEAQRLSARTRFDLEMMQEVGHCPGIENYSRPLSGKPPGATPDTLYDYFPKDFLVFVDESHVTIPQIRAMFAGDQSRKNTLVEHGFRLPSALDNRPLKFDEWEQKSGQTIFVSATPSDYELDQTHGEVVEQLIRPTGLLDPLVEVLPAHGQVNHLVGEIRKRAAVDERVLVTALTKRLAEDLSSYFQEQGLRCRWLHSELNAFERVDLLKELREGKFDVLVGVNLLREGLDLPEVSLVAILDADKEGFLRSETSLIQTIGRAARNANARVILYADKITKSMRLAIDETARRREIQETFNREHGITPTTVKRNIKSGIDAAAKQHRDTTAAAQEPTEGRYVTLEYIAELEAEMLAAAEELEFERAGALRDRIDSLKGQVGKRLVESEPDQESSGKSGRGRRKKGAGRRSVPRPKKG is encoded by the coding sequence ATGAAGACCAAACAGCTGGCACCGGCAAATTTTCATCTCGCCAGCCCCTTCCCCCCTGCAGGCGATCAGCCTCGCGCGATCGAAGCGTTGGTCAACGGCCTGCACGGCGGCAAGCAGCACCAGGTGCTGATGGGGGTCACCGGATCGGGCAAGACCTACACGATGGCGAACGTCATCCAAGAGATGAAGCGGCCGACGTTGGTGCTCAGCCACAACAAGACCTTGGCCGCCCAGCTCTATTCGGAATTCAAAGAGTTCTTCCCCGAGAACGCCGTCCACTATTTCGTCAGCTATTACGACTACTATCAGCCCGAAGCCTACATCCCGCAGCGCGATGTCTATATAGAAAAGGACTCGTCGATCAACGAAGAGATCGACCGCCTGCGGTTGGCATCGACCAGTTCGTTGATCAGCCGCCGCGACGTGATCATCGTCGCCAGCGTCTCGAGCATCTATGGTCTCGGTTCGCCGCAGGACTACAAAGAGATGGTCGTCCGGATGAAGGTGGGGGAATCGTTCGATCGCGACGCGCTGTTGCTGCGGTTGATCGACATTCAATACAGCCGCAACGATGTAAATTTCGAGCGCAGCAAGTTCCGCGTCCGCGGCGACTGTATCGAACTGTGGCCCAGTTACGAAGAATTTGCCCTGCGGATCGAGATGTGGGGGGATGAGATCGAACAGATCTCGATGATTCGGCCGGTCTCGGGCGAGATCATCGGCCGCACCGACGAAGTCTATGTCTACCCGGCGAAACACTTTGTGATGCCTGAAGACCGGATCGCCGCGGCGATCGAATCGCTCCAGCAAGAACTCGAGGAGCAGCTGGAGAAGATGAAAGGGCAAGGCAAATTGCTCGAGGCGCAACGTTTGTCGGCGAGGACTCGCTTCGACCTGGAGATGATGCAAGAGGTTGGCCATTGTCCCGGCATCGAAAACTACAGCCGTCCGCTGTCGGGCAAACCGCCCGGCGCGACGCCCGATACGTTGTACGACTATTTCCCCAAGGACTTTCTCGTTTTTGTCGACGAATCGCACGTCACCATCCCGCAGATCCGAGCGATGTTTGCGGGCGATCAAAGCCGCAAGAACACGTTGGTCGAACACGGCTTCCGGTTGCCCAGTGCGCTCGATAATCGTCCGCTGAAGTTTGACGAGTGGGAACAGAAATCGGGCCAAACCATTTTTGTTTCCGCCACGCCCAGCGATTACGAATTGGATCAGACCCATGGCGAAGTGGTCGAGCAATTGATCCGCCCCACGGGCTTGCTCGATCCGTTAGTCGAAGTCCTGCCGGCTCATGGGCAGGTGAATCATTTGGTTGGAGAGATCCGCAAGCGAGCGGCGGTGGATGAACGCGTGCTTGTCACAGCGCTCACCAAGCGGCTGGCCGAAGATCTTTCCAGCTACTTCCAGGAACAAGGTCTCCGTTGCCGCTGGTTGCACAGCGAATTGAATGCCTTCGAACGGGTCGATCTCCTAAAAGAACTGCGCGAAGGGAAGTTCGACGTGCTGGTCGGCGTCAACCTGCTCCGCGAAGGCCTCGATTTGCCCGAGGTCTCGTTGGTCGCGATTTTGGACGCCGACAAGGAGGGCTTCTTGCGCAGCGAGACCAGCCTGATCCAAACCATCGGTCGCGCCGCGCGAAACGCCAACGCCCGCGTGATTCTGTACGCCGACAAGATCACCAAATCGATGCGGCTAGCGATCGACGAAACCGCTCGCCGTCGCGAGATCCAAGAAACGTTTAATCGAGAGCACGGGATCACGCCGACAACGGTCAAACGGAACATCAAATCGGGAATCGATGCCGCCGCGAAACAGCATCGCGACACGACCGCGGCCGCCCAGGAACCAACCGAAGGCCGCTACGTCACGCTCGAATACATTGCCGAATTGGAGGCGGAGATGCTCGCCGCCGCCGAAGAGCTAGAATTCGAACGGGCCGGGGCGTTACGCGATCGGATCGATAGCCTCAAGGGACAGGTCGGCAAACGATTGGTCGAATCGGAACCCGACCAGGAATCGAGCGGGAAATCGGGGCGAGGGCGCCGCAAAAAAGGGGCTGGTCGCCGAAGCGTGCCACGCCCTAAAAAGGGATGA
- a CDS encoding glutathione peroxidase, which produces MSKISFSLLVASFFLGLAMNHANAHDHLTDFKVESIDGETVDLGQYKGKVLLVVNVASECGLTPQYAGLQALYEKYQDKGLVVLGFPCNQFGKQEPGTSAEIKSFCKSNYDVTFPMFAKVEVKGANAAPLYKYLSAAETKPKGPGNVSWNFEKFLVDGHGHLVGRYAPQTEPNDAELTKQIESLLK; this is translated from the coding sequence GTGTCGAAAATTTCGTTTTCGCTGCTTGTTGCCAGCTTTTTCTTAGGCCTCGCCATGAACCATGCCAACGCCCACGATCATCTGACCGATTTCAAGGTCGAATCGATCGATGGCGAAACCGTCGACCTCGGCCAATACAAAGGGAAGGTCTTGTTGGTCGTCAACGTTGCCAGCGAATGCGGATTGACCCCGCAATACGCTGGTTTGCAAGCGTTGTATGAAAAGTACCAAGACAAGGGATTGGTCGTCTTGGGCTTCCCATGCAATCAATTTGGCAAGCAGGAACCGGGCACCTCGGCCGAGATCAAATCGTTTTGCAAGTCGAATTACGACGTCACCTTTCCAATGTTCGCCAAGGTCGAAGTCAAAGGGGCCAACGCCGCTCCGCTGTACAAGTATTTGTCAGCCGCCGAGACCAAGCCCAAGGGACCGGGGAACGTCTCGTGGAACTTTGAAAAGTTCCTTGTCGATGGCCACGGGCATCTGGTCGGTCGTTACGCCCCACAGACCGAACCCAACGACGCGGAATTGACCAAGCAGATCGAATCGCTGCTGAAGTAA
- a CDS encoding methylated-DNA--[protein]-cysteine S-methyltransferase, which produces MKLLPIESAGLCKTPLGVLLHQWTAEGLFRVELFADATSPKIQAALNTPQPAATAEAGRFASRIDDYFAGNPTSFADIRIDPSGWTAFNTAVYRACREVPPGATISYKELARRAGRPAAARAVGQAMARNRIPIVIPCHRIVGSSGRLTGFSADGGIDTKRWLLDRESGRSLFEIDPSA; this is translated from the coding sequence TTGAAGTTGCTACCGATCGAATCTGCAGGTCTTTGCAAAACGCCACTCGGCGTTTTGCTGCACCAATGGACTGCGGAGGGTTTGTTTCGCGTCGAGCTGTTTGCCGACGCGACCTCCCCCAAGATCCAAGCAGCCCTGAATACGCCCCAGCCAGCGGCAACCGCTGAAGCCGGCCGATTCGCCTCTCGGATCGACGACTATTTTGCCGGCAATCCGACTTCGTTTGCAGACATCCGGATCGATCCGTCCGGCTGGACAGCCTTCAACACCGCTGTCTACCGCGCCTGCCGCGAAGTGCCGCCAGGAGCGACGATCAGCTACAAAGAACTCGCCCGCCGCGCCGGACGTCCCGCCGCGGCCCGCGCCGTGGGTCAGGCGATGGCCCGTAACCGGATTCCGATCGTGATCCCGTGCCACCGCATCGTTGGCAGCAGCGGTCGGTTGACCGGATTTTCAGCTGACGGGGGGATCGATACCAAACGCTGGTTGCTCGATCGGGAGAGTGGTCGATCGCTGTTCGAGATCGATCCTTCGGCTTAA
- a CDS encoding DUF1501 domain-containing protein: MNHPFRSNDNMLARRTFLRRVGLGSVALASLLDSDAGAATLADVPHHRPRIKRVIHLCMAGGPSHLETFDNKPELARLDGQPMPESLTAGQPIAQLQNRALKVMGPQHPFVRQGKSGLEMTSIFKHMGKLADEMCVIKSMHTEQINHDPAHTFFNTGTAISGRPSMGSWVLYGLGAETQNLPGYIVLTSEGGGQSQPISSRQWHSGFLPSQHQGVQLHATGNPVHYVGNPAGVGPSQQKEIVDAIARIDSHRNEVLDDPEIATRIKTYEMAFRMQASVPELTDMSDESQKTIEMYGCTPGDGSFGSNCLLARRLAERGVRFIQLYHRGWDHHGGVKAGVAKTASLVDQGTTALVQDLKQRGMLDETLIVWGGEFGRTPMAQGSGRDHHIKGFSIWLAGGGVRGGTTYGATDDFGYNAVENKVHVRDFHATMLHMLGIDHHRFTYKFQGLDFKLTGVEEAHVVKDILS; encoded by the coding sequence ATGAACCATCCTTTCCGTTCCAACGACAATATGCTGGCTCGCCGAACGTTTTTGCGTCGCGTTGGCCTCGGCTCAGTCGCGCTGGCATCGTTGCTCGATAGCGACGCCGGCGCGGCGACGCTGGCAGACGTGCCTCACCATCGGCCAAGGATCAAACGGGTGATCCATCTATGCATGGCGGGTGGACCGAGCCATCTGGAAACGTTTGACAACAAACCGGAACTTGCGCGACTCGACGGCCAGCCGATGCCGGAGTCGTTGACCGCGGGACAGCCGATCGCTCAGCTGCAAAACCGGGCGCTCAAGGTGATGGGGCCCCAACATCCGTTTGTCCGGCAGGGGAAATCGGGGCTGGAGATGACGTCGATTTTCAAGCACATGGGGAAACTGGCAGACGAGATGTGCGTGATCAAATCGATGCACACCGAACAGATCAACCACGACCCGGCTCATACATTCTTCAACACCGGCACGGCGATCAGCGGTCGACCGTCGATGGGATCGTGGGTGCTGTATGGCCTTGGTGCGGAAACGCAGAACCTGCCCGGCTACATCGTGTTGACTAGCGAAGGAGGAGGTCAATCGCAACCGATCAGTTCCCGGCAGTGGCATTCCGGTTTTCTACCGAGCCAGCACCAGGGAGTGCAGCTGCACGCGACGGGGAACCCGGTTCATTACGTCGGCAATCCGGCGGGTGTTGGACCGAGCCAACAGAAAGAGATCGTCGACGCGATCGCGCGGATCGATTCACATCGCAACGAGGTCTTGGACGATCCCGAGATTGCGACGCGGATCAAGACCTACGAGATGGCGTTCCGGATGCAAGCATCGGTCCCCGAATTGACCGACATGTCGGACGAATCCCAGAAGACGATCGAGATGTACGGCTGCACGCCCGGCGATGGATCGTTTGGCAGCAATTGTTTGTTGGCTCGCCGTTTGGCCGAGCGCGGCGTCCGCTTTATCCAACTGTATCATCGCGGCTGGGACCATCACGGCGGAGTGAAAGCGGGAGTTGCCAAGACGGCATCGCTTGTCGATCAAGGGACAACGGCGCTTGTGCAAGATCTGAAGCAGCGTGGAATGTTGGACGAGACGCTGATCGTATGGGGAGGCGAATTCGGCCGAACACCGATGGCGCAGGGAAGTGGCCGCGATCATCACATCAAAGGCTTTTCGATCTGGCTGGCCGGCGGCGGTGTCCGCGGCGGAACAACTTACGGCGCGACCGACGACTTCGGATACAACGCAGTCGAGAACAAAGTCCACGTCCGCGACTTCCACGCTACGATGCTGCACATGTTAGGAATCGATCACCACCGCTTCACCTACAAATTCCAAGGCCTCGACTTCAAACTGACAGGCGTCGAAGAAGCCCATGTCGTGAAAGACATTTTGAGTTGA
- a CDS encoding MFS transporter, which yields MSNDSDSAAAAPNAKRLLWAGFMAILAAGVGFSVRGGILGQWAEDFGFTMTELGTITGGGLTGFGVVIIVTSLFADAIGYGKLMTGAFVLHFISAVITLAAPAAFEAGGKDAAFQCLFWGMFIFAVGNGVCEAVVNPLTATLFPKSKTHYLNILHAGWPAGLVIGGLASAFMAAKVDTDGTILKAAVDWKIQMSLFLVPVIMYGMMLLGQRFPKSEAAAAGVSTGQMLASVVTPLFFILLVLHALVGYVELGTDSWISKITGSIMNDPQKGLMLFVYTSSLMFALRFVAGPIVHRISPLGLLFVSSILGAIGLTLLGTATSVMMCVLAATVYACGKTFLWPTMLAVGSERFPKGGAVAIGLMGGVGMLSAGLIGGPAIGYKQDYYASQDLRDNAEPTYERYSVETPEGFLFLPKIKGLDGAKVGVLGDQGKELAAVGEALAADGETDENYNKLAAWWKTAKPYASEDKAPVSAATLAGGRMALLLTAAVPTIMAVLYLLLILGFKATGGYRAVHIDDAEKLSGGIEGPMEA from the coding sequence ATGTCGAACGATTCGGACTCAGCGGCGGCGGCCCCCAACGCAAAACGGCTGCTGTGGGCAGGCTTCATGGCGATCCTGGCTGCCGGTGTGGGCTTTTCGGTCCGCGGTGGCATCTTGGGGCAATGGGCCGAAGACTTTGGCTTTACGATGACCGAACTGGGAACGATCACCGGTGGTGGTCTGACCGGTTTTGGCGTGGTGATCATCGTCACCAGTCTGTTCGCCGACGCGATCGGATACGGCAAATTGATGACCGGTGCGTTTGTCCTTCACTTCATCTCGGCCGTGATCACGCTGGCCGCCCCGGCTGCCTTTGAAGCGGGGGGTAAAGACGCGGCGTTCCAGTGCCTGTTCTGGGGCATGTTCATCTTTGCCGTCGGCAACGGGGTTTGCGAAGCGGTCGTCAATCCGTTGACCGCCACGCTGTTCCCCAAATCCAAAACACACTACTTGAACATCCTGCACGCGGGCTGGCCGGCCGGTTTGGTGATCGGCGGTTTGGCGTCGGCCTTCATGGCGGCCAAAGTCGACACCGACGGGACGATCCTGAAAGCCGCTGTCGATTGGAAGATTCAGATGTCGTTGTTCCTGGTCCCGGTGATCATGTACGGCATGATGCTGCTGGGGCAACGTTTTCCGAAGTCCGAAGCCGCTGCCGCGGGCGTTTCCACCGGCCAGATGCTCGCTTCGGTCGTCACGCCGTTGTTCTTCATCCTGTTGGTCCTGCACGCCCTGGTCGGCTATGTCGAACTGGGAACCGATTCGTGGATCTCTAAGATCACCGGTTCGATCATGAACGATCCCCAAAAGGGTTTGATGCTGTTCGTCTACACGTCCAGCCTGATGTTCGCGCTGCGATTTGTCGCCGGCCCGATCGTTCACCGAATCTCGCCGCTGGGGCTGCTGTTTGTCAGCAGTATCCTGGGCGCTATAGGACTGACCCTGCTGGGAACTGCCACGTCGGTGATGATGTGCGTCCTGGCCGCGACCGTTTACGCGTGTGGCAAAACCTTCTTGTGGCCGACGATGTTGGCCGTTGGTTCGGAACGCTTCCCCAAGGGAGGTGCTGTCGCGATCGGTCTGATGGGTGGCGTCGGCATGTTGTCGGCCGGTTTGATCGGCGGTCCAGCGATCGGTTACAAGCAGGACTACTACGCTTCCCAAGATCTCCGCGACAACGCCGAACCGACCTACGAACGCTATTCGGTTGAAACCCCCGAAGGTTTCCTGTTCCTTCCCAAGATCAAGGGTCTCGACGGTGCGAAAGTTGGCGTTTTGGGAGACCAAGGCAAGGAATTGGCGGCCGTTGGTGAAGCATTGGCGGCCGATGGCGAGACCGATGAGAACTACAATAAATTGGCCGCTTGGTGGAAAACGGCAAAACCGTACGCTAGCGAAGACAAAGCTCCCGTCAGTGCAGCGACGCTGGCTGGTGGCCGGATGGCGTTACTGTTGACCGCTGCGGTCCCAACGATCATGGCTGTCCTCTACTTGCTGCTGATCCTCGGCTTCAAAGCGACCGGTGGCTACCGTGCGGTTCACATCGACGACGCCGAAAAATTGAGCGGTGGTATCGAAGGACCGATGGAAGCGTAA
- the katG gene encoding catalase/peroxidase HPI: MTQSIYFACLMTSFALLGMATTGFAEDPPSDGSSGDSLKGIQKCPVMSPPIDPSARHTAAGAYSNGDWWPNQLNLQILHQNSVKSNPMGDGFDYAAEFKSLDLDALKKDITTLLTTSQDWWPADYGHYGPLFIRMAWHSAGTYRVADGRGGAGYGTQRFAPLNSWPDNASLDKARRLLWPIKQKYGKKISWADLMVLTGNCSLESMGLKPIGFAGGREDVWEPQQDINWGPETTWLGDKRYHGDRELENPLAAVQMGLIYVNPEGPNGKPDPLAAAHDIRETFARMAMNDEETVALIAGGHTFGKGHGAADPSKYVGPEPEAAGLEEQGLGWKNSFGKGNAEDTITSGLEGAWSTTPTEWSNSYFDNLFDYEWELTKSPAGAHQWTPKDKSAEGTVPDAHDPNKSHAPIMFTTDLSLKLDPIYGPISKRFHENPDQFEKAFANAWYKLTHRDMGPVSRCLGPEVAPPQLWQDPVPAVDHALIGEAEIAQLKKNLLDSGLSISELMETAWASASTFRGSDKRGGANGARIRLAPQKDWAVNQPAELAKVLKTLEKVQQDFNGNQSGDKRVSLADLIVLGGVAAVEQAAKNGGQEVQVPFYPGRTDATDEQTDVEAFAVLEPKADGFRNYYGHTLDRPAAELLVDRANLLTLTAPEMTALVGGMRVLNVNADNLKLGVFTKQSDTLSNDFFVNLLDMDTVWKKSPMCEHFFEGRDRESGELRWQASAVDLVFGSNSQLRAIAEVYASEDAKQKFVHDFAAAWSKVMNLDRFDLDREQRSGTQVALVGGR, translated from the coding sequence ATGACCCAATCAATCTATTTTGCTTGTTTAATGACAAGCTTCGCCCTGCTCGGCATGGCAACCACCGGATTCGCCGAGGATCCACCGTCGGATGGTTCGTCGGGGGATAGTCTCAAGGGGATTCAAAAATGCCCGGTGATGAGCCCGCCGATCGATCCCAGTGCGCGGCACACCGCTGCGGGGGCGTATTCCAACGGCGACTGGTGGCCCAATCAATTGAACCTGCAGATCCTGCATCAGAATTCGGTGAAGAGCAATCCGATGGGGGATGGGTTTGATTACGCGGCGGAATTTAAGAGTCTCGATCTCGACGCGTTGAAGAAGGACATCACGACGTTGCTGACGACGTCGCAGGATTGGTGGCCAGCCGATTACGGGCATTATGGACCGTTGTTCATCCGCATGGCTTGGCACAGTGCGGGGACCTATCGCGTAGCCGATGGTCGCGGCGGTGCCGGTTATGGGACGCAGCGCTTCGCGCCGCTGAACAGCTGGCCCGATAACGCCAGCTTGGACAAGGCACGTCGTCTGCTGTGGCCGATCAAACAGAAGTATGGCAAAAAAATCTCTTGGGCCGATCTGATGGTCCTGACCGGGAACTGTTCGCTCGAATCGATGGGCTTGAAGCCAATCGGGTTCGCCGGTGGACGCGAGGACGTCTGGGAACCACAACAAGATATCAACTGGGGCCCCGAGACGACGTGGTTGGGCGACAAGCGGTACCATGGCGATCGCGAGTTGGAAAATCCGTTGGCCGCGGTCCAGATGGGACTGATCTACGTGAATCCCGAGGGGCCCAACGGCAAGCCTGATCCGTTGGCGGCAGCACACGACATCCGCGAAACGTTCGCTCGGATGGCGATGAACGATGAAGAAACCGTCGCCTTGATCGCCGGTGGGCACACGTTTGGCAAAGGTCACGGCGCGGCCGATCCTAGTAAATATGTAGGCCCCGAACCCGAAGCGGCGGGACTGGAAGAACAGGGCCTCGGCTGGAAGAACTCTTTCGGCAAGGGGAACGCTGAGGATACGATCACCAGCGGTTTGGAAGGAGCTTGGAGTACGACGCCGACCGAGTGGTCGAACAGCTATTTCGACAACTTGTTCGACTACGAATGGGAGTTGACCAAGAGTCCCGCTGGTGCGCATCAGTGGACGCCGAAGGACAAATCGGCCGAGGGAACCGTTCCCGACGCGCACGACCCTAACAAATCGCACGCGCCGATCATGTTCACGACCGACCTGTCGCTGAAGCTGGATCCGATCTACGGACCGATCTCCAAGCGGTTCCACGAAAATCCCGATCAGTTTGAGAAGGCGTTCGCCAACGCTTGGTACAAGTTGACGCATCGCGACATGGGCCCCGTTTCGCGATGCTTGGGACCTGAGGTCGCCCCGCCGCAATTGTGGCAGGATCCGGTTCCCGCGGTCGATCATGCTTTGATTGGCGAAGCGGAGATCGCACAACTGAAGAAGAACTTGCTCGACTCTGGACTTTCGATCTCCGAATTGATGGAGACCGCATGGGCCTCCGCCTCCACCTTCCGCGGCAGCGACAAGCGTGGCGGTGCCAATGGCGCTCGGATCCGCTTGGCTCCGCAGAAGGATTGGGCGGTCAACCAACCGGCGGAACTCGCCAAGGTTTTGAAGACGTTGGAAAAAGTCCAACAGGACTTCAACGGAAATCAATCGGGTGACAAGCGGGTTTCGCTGGCTGATCTGATCGTGTTGGGCGGTGTCGCTGCGGTCGAACAAGCGGCCAAGAACGGCGGACAGGAAGTGCAGGTTCCGTTTTATCCGGGGCGCACCGATGCGACCGATGAACAGACCGATGTCGAAGCGTTTGCTGTTCTGGAACCTAAGGCTGATGGCTTCCGCAACTACTACGGTCATACGCTCGACCGCCCCGCAGCGGAATTGTTGGTCGACCGAGCGAACTTGTTGACGTTGACGGCCCCCGAGATGACTGCGTTGGTTGGCGGGATGCGTGTGTTGAACGTGAACGCCGACAACTTGAAGTTGGGCGTGTTTACCAAACAGTCCGATACGTTGTCGAACGATTTCTTCGTGAATCTGTTGGACATGGACACGGTTTGGAAGAAGTCGCCGATGTGTGAACACTTCTTCGAAGGACGCGACCGAGAGAGTGGTGAACTGCGTTGGCAGGCGAGCGCCGTCGATCTGGTCTTCGGTTCGAACTCGCAACTGCGAGCGATCGCCGAAGTTTACGCCAGCGAAGACGCGAAGCAGAAGTTCGTCCACGACTTCGCAGCGGCTTGGTCCAAGGTGATGAACCTCGATCGATTTGACCTCGATCGCGAACAACGCAGTGGAACGCAAGTCGCTCTCGTCGGCGGGCGCTAA
- a CDS encoding protein adenylyltransferase SelO, translated as MHLPIDDRFIHELPADPDRSNRRRQVHQAAFSYVTPRVPSKPQLLHAAPDVAAMIGLNADDIQSEMFARVFSGAVVPDGADPYAMCYGGHQFGSWAGQLGDGRAINIAEVKHDDRHWMLQLKGAGETPYSRTADGLAVLRSSLREHLCSEAMYHLGVATTRSLSLITTGDAVLRDVMYDGHPEYEPGAVVCRVAPSFIRFGSFQILASRGEHDLLRQLADYTIQHYFPEIATGEAGYVEFFRQVTQRTLAMIIDWQRVGFVHGVMNTDNMSIHGATIDYGPYGWLEGYDHAWTPNTTDRQQRRYRYGNQPQIALWNLAQLASALVPLVGDAEPLREVLAEFQTAFPVQYAAMMAAKLGLDEPIDGDETLFEDLEQLLHLTETDMTIFFRRLASVGREHAIGEGIDFLEPIADAFYAPAELSGEVLERWRSWFTAYVQRLQASEPSDADRARRMNGVNPKYVLRNYMAQMAIDKATAGDVSLIHELYELLKTPYAEQPEHENWFAKRPDWARDKVGCSMLSCSS; from the coding sequence ATGCATCTGCCGATCGACGATCGCTTCATCCATGAACTGCCCGCTGATCCCGATCGTTCCAACCGGCGACGTCAAGTTCATCAGGCCGCGTTTTCGTACGTCACGCCGCGCGTGCCATCGAAGCCACAGCTGCTGCACGCCGCCCCCGACGTTGCCGCAATGATCGGATTAAATGCCGACGATATACAGTCGGAGATGTTTGCCCGCGTCTTCAGCGGGGCTGTGGTTCCCGACGGAGCCGATCCGTATGCGATGTGTTACGGCGGGCATCAGTTTGGATCGTGGGCGGGGCAGTTGGGAGACGGCCGGGCGATCAACATCGCGGAGGTGAAGCACGATGACCGACACTGGATGTTGCAGTTGAAAGGGGCCGGCGAAACGCCGTACTCTCGGACCGCCGACGGTCTGGCGGTGCTGCGGTCGTCGCTTCGCGAGCATCTGTGCAGCGAAGCGATGTACCACTTGGGCGTCGCGACGACGCGATCGTTGTCGTTGATCACAACCGGCGACGCGGTGCTGCGCGATGTAATGTACGACGGTCATCCGGAGTATGAACCGGGCGCCGTCGTCTGCCGCGTCGCACCTAGCTTCATTCGCTTCGGAAGCTTCCAAATCCTGGCGTCGCGTGGCGAACACGATCTATTGCGTCAATTGGCCGATTACACGATCCAACATTACTTTCCCGAGATCGCTACGGGCGAGGCGGGCTATGTCGAATTCTTCCGTCAAGTCACTCAGCGGACCTTGGCGATGATCATCGATTGGCAGCGAGTCGGTTTCGTCCACGGAGTGATGAATACCGACAACATGTCGATCCATGGTGCGACGATCGATTACGGACCCTACGGTTGGCTGGAGGGTTACGATCACGCCTGGACTCCCAACACGACCGATCGCCAACAACGGCGCTATCGCTACGGCAACCAGCCGCAGATCGCCCTCTGGAACCTCGCTCAGCTGGCCAGCGCGCTTGTGCCGTTGGTCGGCGATGCGGAACCGTTGCGCGAGGTATTGGCGGAATTTCAAACGGCGTTTCCGGTCCAATACGCTGCGATGATGGCGGCAAAACTGGGCCTGGATGAACCGATCGATGGCGACGAAACGCTGTTCGAAGACCTGGAACAACTGCTGCATTTGACCGAGACCGATATGACGATCTTCTTCCGCCGATTAGCGTCGGTCGGGCGGGAGCACGCGATCGGCGAAGGGATTGATTTTCTGGAGCCGATCGCCGACGCGTTTTACGCTCCCGCGGAATTATCCGGGGAGGTTTTGGAGCGATGGCGAAGTTGGTTCACCGCGTACGTGCAGCGTTTGCAAGCGAGCGAGCCGTCCGATGCCGATCGCGCCCGTCGCATGAATGGCGTGAATCCGAAGTACGTGCTACGGAACTACATGGCGCAAATGGCGATCGACAAAGCGACCGCCGGCGACGTCTCGTTGATTCACGAACTGTACGAACTGTTGAAGACGCCCTACGCCGAGCAACCGGAGCACGAAAACTGGTTTGCCAAGCGGCCCGACTGGGCCCGCGATAAGGTCGGATGTTCGATGCTTTCGTGCAGTTCGTAG
- a CDS encoding small basic protein, with translation MTMDKSLKVQAGAIKSRNVLTRAERISRLQELDKWTDDSNVVGMPKVRVQKVSLKKKKKVKKEDDKKK, from the coding sequence ATGACAATGGATAAAAGCCTGAAGGTTCAGGCCGGAGCGATCAAGAGTCGCAATGTTCTCACCCGTGCCGAACGTATCTCGCGGTTGCAAGAACTCGACAAGTGGACGGATGACTCGAATGTCGTGGGCATGCCCAAAGTCCGCGTGCAGAAGGTTTCGCTGAAGAAAAAGAAGAAGGTCAAGAAAGAAGACGACAAGAAGAAGTAG